The Crassaminicella indica genomic interval AAAATTTTAGAAAATATATGCTAATATAGCTATATGAGATATCTCAAAAGGTATAGGAGTGAAATATGCATATGTATAATATATTGGTTGTTGATGATGAAAAAGAAATAACAGATGCTATAGAGGTTTATTTAAAAAACCAAAATTATAATGTTTTTAAAGCATATAATGGAGAAGAAGCTTTAGAAATCTTTGAAAAAGAAGAAATTCACTTGGTGCTTATAGATATTATGATGCCCAAGTTAGATGGTACCAGTGCAACTATTAAAATAAGAGAAAAAAGTACAGTACCTATTATTATGCTTTCTGCAAAGTCAGAGGATATGGATAAAATATGGGGACTTAATATAGGGGCTGATGATTACATTACAAAGCCTTTTAATCCAATGGAATTATTAGCAAGAGTCAATTCTAATATTAGAAGATATACAAGCTATTCAAATGCTAAAGAAGATAAAGATAATGTGATCAAAATAGGAGGGATTGAGTTAAATGATGAAACTAAAGAGATATTAGTAGATGGGGAAGGGGTAAAGGTTACTCCCCTTGAGTATAAGATTCTTTATTTACTTATGAATCATCCCAATAGGGTATTTTCTATAGAAGAGATATACGAAAAAGTGTGGAAAGAACCAGCTTATAACCCAGATACAGTGACAGTTCATATAAGAAGGATTCGAGAAAAAATTGAAATCAATCCGAAGGAACCAAAATATTTGAAGGTGGTGTGGGGAATTGGATACAAATTTGAACAATGATATAAAGGATGAAGAGAGATTTATTAAAGAAAAAGCAAAAAAACA includes:
- a CDS encoding response regulator transcription factor, translating into MHMYNILVVDDEKEITDAIEVYLKNQNYNVFKAYNGEEALEIFEKEEIHLVLIDIMMPKLDGTSATIKIREKSTVPIIMLSAKSEDMDKIWGLNIGADDYITKPFNPMELLARVNSNIRRYTSYSNAKEDKDNVIKIGGIELNDETKEILVDGEGVKVTPLEYKILYLLMNHPNRVFSIEEIYEKVWKEPAYNPDTVTVHIRRIREKIEINPKEPKYLKVVWGIGYKFEQ